One window from the genome of Cyclobacterium amurskyense encodes:
- a CDS encoding alpha-amylase family glycosyl hydrolase, whose translation MEVATIKKDEILLDGMGAIPSQSKGTTFRVWAPNVENVAVVGDFNNWDEIKDRMNSENNGYWSLHIPSAKIGAEYKFSLQSNGNNMLKNDPYARQMTHSSGNSVIAKRAFDWNNDNFKVPSLNQLVIYEMHIGTFHPKTNSGEQGMGTFISAIEKLPYLKELGINAIEIMPIAEFAGGISWGYNPSAPFAIETDYGSPEDFASFVDAAHKYGMAVIMDVVYNHFGSTESDLWQFDGWGENENGGIYFYNDYRAETPWGHTRPDFGRAEVRQYIRDNALMWLEDYRCDGLRWDATSYLRFVEGGTGFERNEILEAKKMIQDINGEIRTKYPEKILIAEDLNADTIVTQDSIYGGLNFHAQWDSHFVHKVRNILIIGEDNHRNLQEVVNALTFKYNEDVFERIIYTESHDEVANGNSRVPEEIQPGEANGEFAKKRSILGATLIFTSPGIPMLFQGQEFLEDGYFDDNQGLDWEKASHFEGIGKLYQDLIKRRLSQDDHLQGLQGQGLEIIHFNQENKMLAFLRTHDLYPENPVLVILNFSNRRFNEYEIGVPMGTNWETNFNSSFSGYDENDFNTEITALKVLENCNYDNQAHTLTFSIAEYAALIITRNQ comes from the coding sequence ATGGAAGTAGCTACTATAAAAAAAGATGAAATTTTGCTTGATGGGATGGGTGCAATACCATCTCAAAGCAAAGGAACCACATTCCGTGTTTGGGCTCCAAATGTTGAAAATGTCGCTGTGGTAGGTGATTTTAATAATTGGGATGAAATTAAGGACCGTATGAACTCAGAAAACAACGGATATTGGTCTTTGCATATTCCTTCCGCTAAAATCGGGGCGGAATATAAATTTTCACTTCAGTCAAACGGAAATAATATGCTGAAAAATGATCCTTATGCAAGGCAAATGACACATAGCAGTGGCAACTCCGTGATTGCAAAGAGAGCATTTGATTGGAACAATGACAATTTTAAGGTACCAAGCCTCAATCAGTTGGTTATTTATGAAATGCATATTGGTACTTTCCATCCGAAAACCAATTCAGGAGAACAGGGAATGGGAACATTTATCAGTGCTATTGAAAAACTACCTTATCTCAAAGAATTGGGAATCAATGCCATTGAAATCATGCCCATAGCAGAGTTTGCCGGTGGAATATCTTGGGGTTATAACCCTTCAGCTCCTTTTGCTATAGAAACAGATTACGGATCTCCAGAGGATTTCGCTTCTTTCGTAGATGCTGCCCACAAATACGGAATGGCCGTAATTATGGATGTGGTTTATAACCACTTTGGATCAACTGAATCAGATTTATGGCAATTTGATGGATGGGGTGAAAATGAAAATGGGGGCATCTACTTCTATAATGACTATCGGGCAGAAACCCCTTGGGGACATACAAGACCAGATTTTGGACGTGCAGAAGTTCGACAGTATATTAGAGACAATGCTCTGATGTGGTTAGAGGATTATCGTTGCGATGGCTTGCGATGGGATGCTACTTCCTACCTACGTTTTGTCGAAGGAGGTACTGGTTTTGAAAGGAATGAAATTCTGGAAGCCAAAAAGATGATTCAGGATATTAACGGTGAGATTCGCACAAAATACCCAGAAAAAATATTAATCGCTGAAGATTTGAATGCCGATACCATAGTTACACAAGATTCAATTTACGGCGGTCTAAATTTCCATGCTCAATGGGATTCTCATTTCGTTCATAAAGTAAGGAACATTTTAATTATAGGGGAAGATAACCACCGCAATTTGCAAGAGGTGGTCAATGCTTTGACTTTTAAATACAACGAGGATGTTTTTGAAAGAATCATTTATACAGAATCACATGACGAAGTGGCCAATGGGAATTCAAGAGTTCCAGAAGAAATTCAACCAGGAGAAGCTAATGGAGAATTCGCGAAAAAACGCTCGATTCTTGGTGCAACATTAATTTTTACATCTCCTGGAATTCCAATGCTATTTCAAGGTCAAGAATTTTTAGAAGATGGGTATTTCGATGACAATCAAGGCTTGGACTGGGAGAAAGCTTCCCATTTTGAGGGCATTGGTAAATTATACCAAGACTTAATCAAAAGGCGATTAAGCCAAGACGATCACCTGCAAGGATTGCAAGGTCAAGGCTTGGAAATCATTCATTTTAATCAGGAAAATAAAATGCTCGCCTTTCTAAGAACCCATGACCTTTATCCTGAAAATCCTGTTTTAGTTATTTTAAATTTTTCGAATAGAAGGTTTAATGAATATGAAATAGGTGTTCCTATGGGAACTAACTGGGAGACCAATTTTAACAGTAGCTTTTCGGGATACGATGAAAATGACTTTAATACCGAGATTACTGCCTTAAAGGTTTTAGAAAATTGTAATTATGACAACCAAGCACATACCTTAACCTTTTCTATTGCTGAATATGCTGCATTAATAATTACTAGAAACCAGTGA
- a CDS encoding response regulator — MKTINNSLLVLADDDPDDCELFQESITALNVNVKTIIFEGGVQLMDYLKDENAELPDILFLDLNMPLKNGFECLKEIRTNVRLKDICVIIFSTSFNPADVNKSYQLGANAYIQKPFSHEEMKKILKNTLDTDWNDPCSALDSHNFVIQA; from the coding sequence ATGAAGACAATAAATAATAGTTTACTTGTTTTGGCTGATGATGATCCAGACGATTGTGAGCTCTTTCAGGAATCAATAACAGCGCTAAATGTTAATGTTAAGACAATTATTTTCGAGGGAGGAGTCCAATTAATGGATTACCTTAAGGATGAAAATGCAGAATTGCCAGACATTCTGTTTTTGGATCTCAATATGCCTTTAAAGAATGGGTTTGAGTGTTTGAAAGAAATCCGAACTAATGTTCGGTTGAAGGATATTTGTGTAATTATTTTTTCAACCTCTTTCAATCCTGCAGATGTAAATAAATCCTATCAACTTGGTGCAAATGCCTATATTCAAAAGCCATTTAGTCACGAAGAAATGAAAAAGATTCTTAAAAATACATTGGATACTGACTGGAATGATCCCTGTTCAGCCCTTGATAGCCATAATTTTGTGATTCAGGCATAA
- a CDS encoding DUF3891 family protein, which produces MIVKKSPQGHHIIYQAAHGLLAGKIAQQLKRKYRPKLWLETLIAIVEHDDLQLNFKDNNYLSDIGMPKDFTEDKQNSSMILKRLKRIMSHANSKSSWTTLLVSFHIEYLYRSVKDQSKGLKDFLKNQEQLRNKILKEHNTSKTEAYSIYQVLLFCDRLSLILCKNEIPDAGRKIEINTSIDNKTYFLHQKDNGIVTVEPWCFEQNKFEISIEEIILKQTKFNDQNELKEALEAANKSKISWNIEKQ; this is translated from the coding sequence ATGATAGTCAAAAAATCACCACAAGGACATCACATCATATACCAAGCAGCCCATGGCTTGTTGGCCGGTAAAATTGCTCAGCAATTAAAAAGGAAATACAGACCAAAACTTTGGCTTGAAACTTTAATAGCTATCGTAGAACACGATGATTTACAACTTAACTTTAAGGACAACAATTACTTGTCTGACATTGGTATGCCCAAGGACTTTACTGAAGACAAGCAAAATTCGTCAATGATATTAAAAAGGTTGAAACGAATAATGAGCCATGCAAACAGCAAATCATCATGGACGACTTTACTCGTGTCTTTCCACATTGAATATTTGTATAGAAGTGTGAAAGATCAGAGCAAAGGCCTAAAAGACTTTTTAAAAAATCAGGAGCAACTTCGAAATAAAATTTTAAAGGAACATAACACCTCTAAGACCGAAGCTTACTCAATCTATCAGGTTTTACTTTTCTGTGATCGCTTGTCTTTGATATTGTGCAAAAATGAAATTCCAGATGCCGGAAGAAAAATTGAAATTAATACGTCAATAGATAATAAGACCTATTTCCTTCATCAAAAAGACAATGGTATTGTAACTGTCGAACCATGGTGTTTTGAACAAAACAAATTTGAAATTTCAATTGAAGAGATTATTTTAAAACAAACAAAATTTAATGACCAAAATGAACTTAAAGAAGCTTTAGAAGCTGCTAATAAAAGCAAAATCTCCTGGAATATTGAAAAGCAATAA
- a CDS encoding helix-turn-helix domain-containing protein, translating to MTTISLTSTTIKNMFDELNQNFNGNLSIGVKEHVLDIDNEFGKGRIRGITFKSGISLLEFDVKFLQDFTLLAGTSKNPPICFAYCLKGKVSHSFGSQQAKNTLENFQTGILTNRAFEENRLYFEKDEHVKISLIVVKTSSNQNILKQHNLNYRIQKSFINGDRPKNSIYVGSYNLKIADKIQQLEAIQQRGIVRSLMIEGLVHMILAHEIQQHSDDLKNRSFNRGNLNSKEMDIIRKISIDIQNSPEAQHCISTLSRLSGLAPGKLQEGFKLMHGTTVSDYIRAVRVEKAEELIKTSDLNISEVVYSVGFTSRSYFSKIFRQKYNCSPKEYKVHQQLMSLSA from the coding sequence ATGACTACGATATCACTTACATCCACGACCATTAAAAACATGTTTGATGAGTTAAATCAAAATTTCAATGGAAATCTTAGCATTGGGGTCAAAGAGCATGTTTTAGATATTGACAATGAATTTGGCAAGGGGCGAATCAGAGGTATTACCTTCAAGAGTGGTATATCGCTACTGGAATTTGATGTAAAATTTTTGCAAGATTTTACCCTACTTGCAGGAACATCAAAAAATCCACCAATTTGTTTTGCCTATTGTTTGAAAGGGAAAGTTTCTCATAGTTTTGGTAGCCAACAAGCCAAAAACACATTGGAAAATTTCCAGACGGGTATTTTAACAAATAGGGCATTTGAAGAAAATCGCCTGTATTTTGAGAAAGATGAACACGTTAAGATCTCTCTTATTGTGGTGAAAACTTCATCAAATCAAAACATCCTGAAGCAACATAATCTAAATTACAGAATTCAGAAATCATTCATAAATGGTGATCGACCAAAAAATTCCATTTATGTGGGTTCGTACAATTTAAAAATAGCCGATAAGATTCAACAGCTAGAGGCAATTCAGCAAAGAGGCATTGTTAGGAGTCTTATGATCGAAGGATTGGTACACATGATTCTTGCTCATGAAATCCAACAACATTCAGATGACCTTAAGAACAGATCTTTTAACAGGGGCAATTTGAACTCAAAAGAAATGGATATTATCCGTAAAATTTCAATAGATATTCAAAATTCTCCTGAGGCACAGCATTGTATTTCAACACTAAGCCGTCTTTCTGGATTAGCACCGGGTAAGTTACAAGAAGGTTTCAAATTAATGCATGGAACTACTGTAAGTGATTATATCCGCGCAGTAAGGGTAGAGAAGGCTGAAGAACTAATAAAGACTTCAGATTTAAATATTTCTGAAGTGGTATACAGTGTTGGTTTTACTAGCAGAAGCTATTTTTCAAAGATATTCAGGCAAAAGTACAACTGTAGTCCAAAAGAATATAAAGTTCATCAACAATTGATGAGTTTATCAGCATAG
- a CDS encoding response regulator — translation METNFLNVALADDDEDDRMLFEEAIKQLAIKTQLAIFKDGQELMDFLFHPGIVQPNLIFLDLNMPIKNGMQCLQEIRQNNVLKDLIIAIYSTSSSEQDIEETFVNGANIYINKPASFGKLKEVIEKVLQINWQYHTSNMNRNTFMFRF, via the coding sequence ATGGAAACCAATTTTCTGAATGTTGCTCTTGCTGATGACGATGAAGATGATAGAATGCTTTTTGAAGAAGCAATCAAACAACTTGCTATTAAAACCCAACTTGCCATATTTAAGGATGGTCAAGAATTAATGGACTTTCTCTTTCATCCAGGCATAGTGCAACCTAATTTGATCTTTTTGGATCTAAATATGCCAATTAAGAACGGGATGCAGTGTTTGCAGGAAATTCGTCAAAATAACGTTTTAAAAGATCTCATCATTGCAATTTATTCTACTTCTTCATCTGAACAGGATATTGAGGAAACTTTTGTTAATGGTGCTAATATTTATATAAATAAACCAGCAAGCTTTGGTAAGCTTAAAGAGGTGATTGAGAAAGTGTTGCAAATAAACTGGCAATACCACACTTCAAACATGAATAGAAACACTTTTATGTTCCGGTTTTAA
- a CDS encoding helix-turn-helix domain-containing protein, whose amino-acid sequence MKEQLEKLQIPFSLKDLGEIDVLEKLPVETREALYIALKQYGVTILNDEKETLVDRIKNTIDEMLNDENARILKVSSYLSDKLNYTYSYLSSVFSENTYSSIENFVILRKVDIVKELLCDEELTLTEIAYRLNYSSVSHLSGQFKKTTGLTPSSFQRIMKRKKANSQQSVNF is encoded by the coding sequence GTGAAAGAACAACTGGAAAAACTTCAAATCCCATTCTCTTTAAAGGATTTGGGAGAAATAGATGTTTTGGAGAAGTTGCCGGTTGAGACGAGAGAGGCACTGTATATTGCCTTAAAACAATATGGTGTTACAATTTTGAACGATGAAAAGGAAACACTTGTAGATCGGATTAAAAATACTATTGATGAAATGTTGAATGATGAGAATGCCCGAATTTTGAAGGTGTCAAGTTATTTGTCAGATAAGCTTAACTATACTTATTCTTATCTGTCCTCTGTTTTTTCAGAGAATACCTATTCATCCATAGAAAATTTTGTGATCTTAAGAAAAGTGGATATTGTGAAGGAGTTGCTGTGTGATGAGGAATTGACCCTAACTGAAATTGCTTATCGTTTAAATTACAGTAGTGTATCTCATTTGTCAGGGCAATTTAAAAAAACAACAGGGCTTACACCCAGCAGTTTTCAACGGATAATGAAACGAAAAAAAGCGAATTCACAACAAAGTGTTAATTTTTAA
- a CDS encoding DUF1328 domain-containing protein: protein MLRWTIIFIIIAVIAAIFGFGGVAEGAASIAKVIFFIFVVLFLISLIFGRKGI, encoded by the coding sequence ATGCTACGATGGACAATCATTTTCATTATTATCGCAGTTATTGCTGCTATTTTCGGGTTTGGTGGAGTTGCTGAGGGAGCAGCTTCTATCGCTAAGGTGATCTTCTTTATTTTCGTTGTATTGTTCCTTATTTCCTTGATTTTCGGCAGAAAGGGGATTTAG
- a CDS encoding FAD-dependent oxidoreductase, which translates to MKLLKCDILIAGGGPGGIPAALAAARNGAKVILCQDRSVLGGNASSEVRMHIVGADCSGKRGENLSVEARESGIIEEIRLEACVNNPQRSPSVFDLILYDKCRNEPNIELMLNTRVYSTEVQDQTIKKAFARRESTEDEFEIEAKVFVDCTGDGTIGATSAAPYFEGREAKSTFGESLAQDKSDKLRLGSSLMFQAKKHDQPMPFTPPSWARKVSEEDLVLRPHATPAMDMDLGLEYGYWWLEWGGTLDTIKDNELIRDELLAILLGVWDHVKNGGDHGADNWALEWCGFLPGKRESRRFIGQYTLTQKDIQEAETFDDAIAYGGWHIDIHPPQGVDAINESPCIHHQVPKLYQIPLRTTISNTISNLMFAGRNISASHVAFASTRVMATCAVVGQAVGTAAALAVKQDVVPMDIVPNKELLNRIQQQLLKDDAFVPGIINQEKSDLVKTAGIKANSEQKEGLAVNIISGQNRSVHGEKGVRSELTKPGTHRWMSDPEAGLPATIELHWDSPKNIRQLQIIFDTGAHRVLTFSLADEYTKKMHWGSPQPETVKDYKIDTYLNEQLKESLSEVNNYHRLRRHTLNGKAIDSIKITVLATQGLDHARIFEIRAYE; encoded by the coding sequence ATGAAACTACTTAAATGCGATATTTTAATAGCAGGTGGAGGTCCTGGAGGAATTCCTGCGGCTTTAGCCGCTGCTAGAAATGGGGCAAAAGTTATTCTCTGTCAGGACAGATCTGTATTAGGCGGCAACGCATCCAGTGAAGTACGCATGCACATTGTAGGCGCTGATTGTAGTGGAAAACGTGGAGAAAATCTATCCGTTGAAGCAAGAGAGTCTGGGATTATTGAAGAAATTCGACTTGAGGCCTGTGTAAATAACCCCCAAAGGTCTCCCTCTGTATTTGACTTAATATTATATGACAAATGCCGAAATGAACCTAATATTGAATTGATGCTCAACACTAGGGTATATTCAACTGAGGTGCAAGACCAAACCATTAAAAAGGCTTTTGCAAGAAGGGAGTCTACTGAGGACGAATTCGAAATTGAAGCAAAAGTATTTGTTGATTGTACAGGAGATGGCACAATCGGGGCTACCTCTGCTGCACCGTATTTTGAGGGCAGAGAAGCAAAATCTACCTTTGGAGAAAGCCTTGCTCAAGATAAAAGCGATAAATTAAGGTTGGGTTCCTCATTGATGTTTCAGGCCAAAAAGCACGATCAACCAATGCCTTTCACTCCACCTTCATGGGCTAGAAAAGTTTCTGAAGAAGACCTTGTACTCAGGCCGCATGCCACACCAGCCATGGACATGGATCTGGGATTAGAATATGGCTATTGGTGGCTGGAATGGGGCGGAACATTGGACACCATTAAAGACAATGAGCTCATCAGAGATGAATTGCTAGCTATTTTACTTGGAGTCTGGGATCATGTGAAAAATGGAGGTGACCACGGTGCAGACAATTGGGCTTTAGAATGGTGTGGTTTCTTACCTGGAAAAAGAGAAAGTAGAAGATTTATAGGACAATACACCTTAACCCAAAAAGATATACAAGAGGCCGAAACCTTTGATGATGCTATCGCCTATGGGGGCTGGCACATCGACATTCATCCCCCCCAAGGTGTGGATGCCATCAACGAATCACCCTGCATCCACCATCAGGTCCCAAAACTTTACCAAATACCGCTTAGAACTACCATTAGCAACACCATTTCCAATCTAATGTTTGCGGGAAGAAACATTTCAGCAAGCCATGTGGCCTTCGCTTCGACTAGGGTCATGGCTACTTGTGCCGTTGTGGGACAAGCTGTTGGTACTGCTGCAGCTTTGGCCGTAAAGCAGGACGTTGTTCCAATGGACATTGTGCCTAATAAAGAATTACTTAATAGAATTCAACAACAGCTTTTAAAAGATGATGCATTTGTTCCAGGCATTATAAACCAAGAAAAAAGTGACTTGGTCAAAACAGCAGGAATTAAAGCCAATTCAGAACAGAAAGAAGGACTGGCTGTAAATATAATAAGTGGACAGAACAGAAGTGTCCATGGAGAAAAGGGGGTACGGTCCGAGTTGACAAAACCAGGTACCCACCGATGGATGAGTGATCCCGAGGCTGGACTCCCGGCCACCATAGAACTACACTGGGATAGCCCAAAAAACATTCGACAATTGCAGATCATCTTTGACACCGGTGCACATAGGGTGCTCACTTTCAGCCTAGCGGATGAATACACCAAAAAAATGCACTGGGGCAGCCCTCAACCAGAAACAGTAAAAGATTATAAAATTGACACTTATTTAAACGAACAGCTAAAGGAATCTTTATCAGAAGTAAATAACTATCATAGGCTTCGCCGACACACCTTAAATGGAAAAGCGATAGATAGTATAAAGATCACCGTATTGGCCACTCAAGGTTTAGATCACGCCAGGATTTTCGAAATCAGGGCTTATGAATGA